A stretch of the Aneurinibacillus migulanus genome encodes the following:
- the guaA gene encoding glutamine-hydrolyzing GMP synthase gives MDKPKELVVVLDFGGQYNQLIARRVRDLGVFSELMPYNTPVEELEKLNPKGIIFSGGPASVYVEGAPQCDTRIYDMGLPILGICYGMQMMSHNLKGKVERADVREYGRSDIAIHNDSPFFKGLDKTETVWMSHTDKVIEVPEGFRVDASNEACPVAAISHPEKHFYGVQFHPEVRHSVRGNEMLKNFLFEVCGCEGNWSMENYIDMMVNEIREKVGDKKVLCALSGGVDSSVVAVLIHKAIGDQLTCMFVDHGLLRKGEAEGVMETFADKFNMNVIKIDARERFLGKLKGVSDPEKKRKIIGNEFIYVFEEEAGKLTDMDFLAQGTLYTDIIESGTATAQTIKSHHNVGGLPEDMKFDLIEPLNKLFKDEVRKVGEELGMPHEIVWRQPFPGPGLGIRVLGEVTEEKLEIVRESDFVLRDEIKKAGLEQDIWQYFTVLPDVRSVGVMGDGRTYDYTIGIRAVTSIDGMTADWARIPYDVLEKISVRIVNEVPHVNRVVYDITSKPPATIEWE, from the coding sequence ATGGACAAGCCGAAAGAATTAGTTGTTGTTCTCGACTTTGGGGGACAATACAACCAGTTAATTGCACGCCGCGTTCGGGATCTTGGTGTGTTCAGTGAATTGATGCCGTATAATACTCCGGTAGAAGAACTGGAGAAACTGAATCCGAAAGGCATCATCTTCTCGGGCGGACCGGCCAGCGTATATGTGGAAGGTGCTCCACAATGTGATACGCGCATTTATGACATGGGCCTGCCGATCCTTGGTATTTGCTATGGCATGCAGATGATGTCGCACAATTTGAAAGGGAAAGTGGAACGCGCCGATGTGCGGGAATACGGACGTTCTGATATCGCGATTCACAACGATTCCCCATTCTTTAAAGGTTTGGACAAAACGGAAACTGTGTGGATGAGCCATACCGACAAAGTAATTGAAGTGCCGGAAGGGTTCCGGGTTGATGCCAGCAACGAGGCATGTCCGGTAGCGGCAATTAGCCATCCGGAGAAGCACTTCTATGGAGTGCAATTCCATCCTGAAGTGCGTCATTCCGTACGAGGCAATGAGATGTTGAAGAATTTCCTGTTCGAAGTGTGTGGATGTGAAGGCAACTGGTCAATGGAGAATTACATCGATATGATGGTAAACGAAATCCGCGAGAAAGTCGGCGATAAGAAAGTATTATGTGCCTTGAGCGGTGGAGTAGACTCTTCAGTGGTGGCCGTACTCATCCATAAGGCGATCGGCGATCAATTAACATGTATGTTTGTCGATCACGGCCTGTTACGTAAAGGGGAAGCTGAAGGCGTAATGGAAACATTCGCAGATAAGTTCAATATGAACGTCATCAAAATCGATGCACGTGAACGTTTCCTGGGCAAACTTAAAGGTGTTTCCGATCCAGAAAAGAAACGCAAAATTATCGGTAATGAATTTATTTACGTATTCGAAGAGGAAGCAGGCAAGCTAACGGACATGGACTTCCTGGCACAAGGTACGCTGTATACCGATATTATCGAGAGTGGTACAGCAACAGCACAGACTATTAAATCCCATCATAATGTGGGCGGTTTGCCGGAAGATATGAAGTTTGATTTAATCGAGCCGTTGAATAAACTTTTCAAAGACGAAGTGCGCAAGGTGGGCGAAGAGCTCGGTATGCCGCATGAAATTGTATGGCGTCAACCATTCCCGGGACCGGGTCTCGGCATTCGCGTATTGGGCGAGGTTACAGAAGAGAAGCTAGAAATTGTACGTGAATCCGACTTTGTTCTGCGTGATGAAATTAAGAAAGCCGGCCTTGAACAGGATATCTGGCAATATTTCACTGTGCTACCGGATGTGCGCAGCGTAGGTGTAATGGGAGATGGCCGTACGTATGATTATACGATCGGTATTCGTGCTGTAACGTCTATCGATGGCATGACAGCCGACTGGGCTCGTATTCCTTATGATGTATTGGAAAAAATCTCAGTTCGCATCGTCAATGAAGTGCCGCATGTTAACCGTGTTGTATATGACATTACTTCCAAGCCGCCGGCTACTATCGAGTGGGAATAA
- a CDS encoding 5-formyltetrahydrofolate cyclo-ligase, with amino-acid sequence MNVEERKESKRLLRRQILKQRADIALYERDRRSEEVIRRLLAVPEVEAAQRLFTFLSFGEEVCLDRFIAECDKLGKSVYVPKTYMKEKKMLPYRFTGWDALIEGAYGIREPDETKGDPWHGDPFDVILVPGVAFTEQGERLGYGGGFYDRFFAGLSHVPPLVAVCYEMQVVPFLSIEAHDQKVDKIVTESRVITCS; translated from the coding sequence ATGAACGTCGAGGAACGAAAAGAAAGTAAGCGCCTGCTGCGCCGACAAATTCTCAAGCAGAGAGCAGATATCGCTTTATATGAACGAGATCGCCGTTCGGAAGAAGTGATACGTCGTTTGCTTGCTGTGCCGGAAGTGGAAGCGGCACAGCGTCTGTTTACATTCCTTTCGTTCGGAGAGGAAGTGTGTTTGGATCGTTTCATTGCTGAGTGTGATAAGCTAGGTAAAAGCGTATACGTGCCTAAAACATATATGAAGGAAAAGAAGATGCTCCCGTATCGTTTTACAGGATGGGATGCGCTTATCGAAGGAGCATATGGCATCCGCGAGCCGGACGAGACAAAAGGCGATCCCTGGCATGGTGACCCGTTCGATGTCATTCTCGTTCCGGGCGTAGCGTTTACTGAGCAGGGAGAGCGTCTCGGTTATGGGGGCGGTTTTTATGATCGCTTTTTTGCCGGACTTTCACATGTACCTCCGCTTGTTGCTGTCTGCTACGAGATGCAGGTTGTTCCATTTTTGTCTATTGAAGCACATGATCAAAAGGTAGATAAAATTGTGACAGAAAGCAGAGTGATTACGTGTTCATGA
- the groES gene encoding co-chaperone GroES, giving the protein MLKPLGDRVIIEPIAKEETTASGIVLPETAKEKPQEGKVVAVGNGRIENGERIALEVQEGNRVIYSKYAGTEVKYSDKELLIMRESDILAIVE; this is encoded by the coding sequence GTGTTAAAGCCATTGGGTGACCGTGTGATTATCGAACCTATCGCAAAAGAAGAAACAACTGCTAGCGGAATCGTACTTCCGGAAACAGCGAAAGAAAAGCCGCAGGAAGGCAAAGTAGTTGCTGTAGGAAACGGACGCATTGAGAACGGTGAGCGTATTGCGCTTGAAGTTCAAGAAGGCAACCGCGTGATTTACTCTAAATACGCTGGTACAGAAGTGAAGTACAGCGATAAAGAACTTCTAATCATGCGTGAAAGCGATATTCTCGCGATTGTTGAGTAA
- a CDS encoding ABC transporter ATP-binding protein, translating into MILLQALNISKSFSASPVLSHTNMVLQSRERVGLVGVNGAGKSTLLKIITGQILPDEGEIQKAKDTTLGYLAQDSGLDTDRTIWNEMMTVFIHFKEQEAELRRMEEQIADPAIIANETQHEKLMNAYSHLVDQFKQEGGYQYEALTRSVLHGMRFFPENYDTPIDQLSGGQKTRLALAKLLLMEPDVLILDEPTNYLDIETLGWLEKYLLNYPGALLVVSHDRFFLDSLVNIVYELERTHVTRYVGNYTDYLIQKGERVQQQIRQYEKQQAEISRIEEFVQRNIARASTTKRAQSRRKMLERMDVMDKPLGDLKKAQFSFDITKVSGNQVLTLQDVSIGYENEPLAQHLTFEITRGERVALLGPNGLGKSTLLKTIVNRLHPLSGTIAYGSNVMPSFYDQEQESLNPTKQVLHELWDEYPTMQEKDVRTVLGNFLFSGDDVLKKVGELSGGERARVSLAKLMLQKANLLILDEPTNHLDLFSKEILEEALEDYPGTILFVSHDRYFLNKIATRVLELTPNGVISYLGNYDYYIEKKEELQELQSAALAPVIQTEAEEKQNDTSSSNKEKFRQDKEAKKAERQRQRRIEELEELIGTLEESIASLEEELCKPEVFQDHEKVLTFNEELETKKSKLENCLEEWTELQE; encoded by the coding sequence ATGATCTTACTGCAAGCATTGAATATAAGCAAATCGTTCAGCGCGAGTCCCGTGCTGTCCCATACTAATATGGTACTGCAATCCAGGGAAAGAGTGGGCCTAGTCGGCGTAAACGGGGCCGGAAAATCTACGCTACTCAAAATCATTACAGGTCAAATCCTGCCTGATGAAGGCGAAATTCAGAAAGCAAAGGACACCACACTCGGCTATCTAGCGCAAGATAGCGGCTTGGATACGGATCGTACCATCTGGAATGAGATGATGACCGTATTCATTCATTTCAAAGAACAGGAAGCAGAGCTCCGCCGAATGGAAGAACAAATCGCGGACCCTGCTATCATCGCAAACGAGACGCAACATGAAAAGTTGATGAACGCCTACTCCCATCTCGTCGACCAATTTAAGCAGGAGGGCGGGTATCAATACGAAGCGTTGACGCGTTCTGTTCTGCATGGCATGCGTTTCTTCCCGGAGAATTATGATACGCCAATCGATCAGCTCAGTGGCGGACAGAAAACCCGCCTCGCTCTCGCCAAGCTACTATTGATGGAACCGGATGTACTTATCCTTGATGAGCCAACCAACTATCTTGATATCGAAACGCTCGGCTGGCTGGAGAAATATCTACTGAATTATCCCGGTGCCCTGCTAGTCGTATCACATGACCGCTTCTTTCTCGACTCGCTCGTCAACATTGTGTATGAACTGGAACGGACGCATGTTACGCGCTATGTCGGCAATTACACAGATTATCTTATTCAGAAAGGCGAACGGGTACAGCAGCAAATCAGACAATACGAAAAGCAGCAAGCCGAAATCTCCCGTATCGAAGAATTCGTGCAGCGCAACATCGCCCGTGCATCTACGACAAAGCGCGCACAAAGCCGCCGTAAAATGTTGGAGCGGATGGACGTAATGGATAAACCACTCGGTGACTTGAAGAAAGCACAGTTCTCGTTTGATATTACTAAAGTAAGCGGAAACCAGGTGCTGACACTACAAGATGTAAGCATCGGATATGAAAATGAGCCACTCGCCCAGCATTTGACTTTCGAGATCACCCGCGGAGAACGCGTAGCATTGCTCGGTCCGAACGGTCTCGGCAAATCGACTCTATTAAAAACGATTGTAAACCGATTACATCCCTTATCTGGCACGATTGCTTATGGCAGCAATGTCATGCCCAGCTTCTACGATCAAGAACAGGAGAGCTTGAATCCGACCAAGCAGGTATTGCATGAACTATGGGATGAATATCCGACGATGCAAGAAAAAGATGTACGTACCGTACTCGGTAATTTTCTATTCAGCGGCGATGATGTATTAAAGAAGGTCGGAGAACTAAGCGGTGGGGAACGTGCCCGCGTCTCGCTAGCTAAACTCATGCTACAAAAAGCCAACCTGCTAATTCTTGACGAACCGACCAACCATCTGGACCTGTTCAGCAAAGAAATTCTTGAAGAAGCGTTGGAGGATTATCCAGGTACTATCCTGTTCGTCTCGCATGACCGCTACTTCCTTAATAAAATTGCAACACGCGTGCTTGAACTGACGCCAAACGGCGTAATTTCCTATCTTGGAAACTACGACTATTATATTGAGAAGAAGGAAGAACTTCAGGAATTACAATCCGCAGCCCTGGCACCGGTCATACAGACCGAGGCGGAGGAAAAACAAAACGATACGTCTTCTTCCAATAAAGAGAAGTTTCGTCAGGATAAAGAAGCTAAAAAAGCGGAACGTCAACGACAACGGCGTATTGAAGAATTGGAAGAGCTAATTGGAACGCTGGAAGAATCGATCGCTTCTCTTGAAGAAGAACTATGCAAACCGGAAGTGTTCCAGGATCATGAGAAAGTATTAACATTCAATGAAGAATTGGAAACAAAGAAATCAAAGCTAGAGAACTGTCTGGAGGAATGGACAGAGCTTCAGGAATAG
- a CDS encoding NCS2 family permease has product MDKFFRLKENNTNVRTEIIAGLTTFITMAYILIVNPLTLTAGGATGMDFNAVFVATALGAGLVTIMMGLFVNYPIALAPGMGLNAYFAAVVMSSGGAITWQIALASVFISGIIFFILTITKVRQMLLDAVPESLRAAITVGIGLFITIIGFKTSGLLTGFYIGQEGAKPFTEMTANDWLLQLGNFVEHKAILLTIIGLLITSILMVMRVQAAILIGIIITTLIGIPMGVTNLGSLQNAQWVPNFSSLAIGQLDFAGALNAGLLTIVFTFTFVELFDTFGTLTGTAAKAGLLDKPDAKKKIGRAMLVDAGGVSLGAMLGTSTITAFVESAAGVGQGGRTGLTSVTTGILFILALFLAPLALIVPAAATAPALIVVGVLMMGAVRGVEWDDMVYAIPSFFTIIFMPLTNSIANGISFGIVFYVVLASANNLVGGKNKIHWLMWVLAVLIIARFLFIDINA; this is encoded by the coding sequence ATGGATAAATTCTTCAGACTGAAAGAAAATAATACGAACGTACGCACGGAAATTATCGCTGGTTTAACAACATTTATTACGATGGCGTACATTCTGATTGTCAACCCGCTTACTCTGACGGCCGGAGGTGCCACGGGCATGGATTTCAATGCCGTGTTCGTGGCCACCGCCCTTGGGGCGGGGCTTGTCACGATCATGATGGGCCTGTTTGTTAATTATCCGATTGCACTTGCGCCAGGTATGGGGCTTAACGCATACTTTGCCGCTGTGGTCATGAGTTCGGGTGGAGCGATTACATGGCAGATTGCACTGGCCTCTGTGTTTATTTCCGGTATTATCTTTTTCATTCTGACTATTACGAAAGTGCGCCAGATGCTCCTGGATGCGGTGCCGGAGTCGTTACGTGCCGCTATTACGGTTGGTATTGGTTTATTTATTACGATTATCGGATTTAAAACCAGCGGACTTCTAACAGGCTTCTATATTGGTCAAGAGGGAGCGAAGCCATTTACGGAGATGACAGCTAACGACTGGCTTTTACAGCTTGGAAACTTCGTGGAGCATAAAGCGATTCTTCTAACGATTATCGGGTTGCTTATTACGAGTATCCTCATGGTTATGCGCGTACAGGCTGCCATTCTAATTGGTATTATTATAACAACGTTAATCGGTATTCCGATGGGCGTAACCAATTTGGGATCGTTGCAGAATGCCCAATGGGTACCGAACTTTAGCAGCTTAGCGATCGGGCAGCTTGATTTTGCTGGCGCGTTGAATGCCGGTTTGCTGACTATTGTGTTTACCTTTACGTTTGTAGAGTTGTTTGATACGTTCGGTACATTGACGGGAACCGCAGCCAAAGCAGGATTGCTTGATAAGCCGGACGCAAAGAAGAAAATCGGACGAGCGATGCTTGTGGATGCGGGTGGTGTTAGCCTTGGGGCGATGCTTGGTACAAGCACCATTACGGCGTTTGTAGAGAGTGCGGCTGGGGTAGGACAAGGTGGACGTACAGGATTGACTTCTGTTACGACCGGAATTTTATTTATTCTGGCTTTGTTCCTGGCTCCGCTTGCGCTAATCGTTCCGGCTGCGGCGACTGCACCGGCACTGATCGTTGTAGGTGTATTAATGATGGGAGCGGTACGTGGCGTTGAATGGGATGACATGGTATATGCGATTCCTTCATTCTTTACCATTATTTTCATGCCGCTTACGAACTCTATTGCCAACGGCATTTCCTTTGGGATCGTATTCTATGTAGTTCTGGCATCTGCCAATAATTTGGTAGGCGGCAAAAATAAAATCCATTGGCTTATGTGGGTGCTTGCCGTTCTTATTATCGCAAGGTTTTTATTCATCGACATTAATGCATAA
- the groL gene encoding chaperonin GroEL (60 kDa chaperone family; promotes refolding of misfolded polypeptides especially under stressful conditions; forms two stacked rings of heptamers to form a barrel-shaped 14mer; ends can be capped by GroES; misfolded proteins enter the barrel where they are refolded when GroES binds), with the protein MAKDIRFSEEARRAMLRGVDTLADAVKVTLGPKGRNVVLEKKFGSPLITNDGVTIAKEIELEDAFENMGAQLVKEVATKTNDVAGDGTTTATVLAQAMIREGLKNVTAGANPMVMRKGIEKAVRAAVEELHAISKPIESKESIAQVAAISAADEEIGQLIAEAMEKVGKDGVITVEESKGFTTELDVVEGMQFDRGYASPYMITDTDKMEAVLDNPYILITDKKISNIQEILPVLEKVVQQGKPLVIIAEDVEGEALATLVVNKLRGTFTAVAVKAPGFGDRRKAMLEDIAALTGGQVITEDLGLDLKSASLQQLGQAGKVVVTKENTTIVEGVGEKANIEARVNQIRSAIETTTSDFDKEKLQERLAKLAGGVAVIKVGAATETELKEKKLRIEDALNATRAAVEEGIVAGGGTALVSIYNKVAEIQAEDDEATGVRLILRALEEPVRQIAANAGLEGSVIVERLKKEEVGTGFNAATAQWVNMIEAGIVDPAKVTRSALQNAASVAAMFLTTEAVVADKPEPEKGGGMPDMGGMGGMGMM; encoded by the coding sequence ATGGCGAAAGACATTCGTTTTAGCGAAGAGGCGCGTCGCGCGATGCTCCGCGGTGTTGACACGCTTGCAGATGCAGTAAAAGTAACGCTTGGACCTAAAGGTCGCAATGTTGTACTTGAAAAGAAATTCGGTTCTCCGTTAATCACAAATGATGGTGTAACCATTGCAAAAGAAATCGAACTCGAAGATGCATTCGAGAACATGGGTGCACAATTGGTTAAAGAAGTTGCAACCAAAACAAATGATGTAGCGGGTGACGGTACGACAACAGCTACAGTTCTTGCTCAAGCGATGATTCGCGAAGGCTTGAAAAACGTAACAGCGGGTGCAAACCCGATGGTTATGCGTAAAGGTATCGAAAAAGCGGTTCGTGCAGCAGTAGAAGAATTGCATGCGATCTCTAAGCCGATCGAAAGCAAGGAATCTATCGCACAAGTAGCGGCTATTTCTGCTGCTGACGAAGAAATCGGCCAACTGATTGCTGAAGCGATGGAGAAAGTAGGCAAAGATGGCGTTATCACAGTAGAAGAGTCCAAAGGCTTCACAACGGAACTTGACGTTGTAGAAGGTATGCAATTCGACCGCGGATATGCTTCTCCGTACATGATTACGGATACTGACAAGATGGAAGCGGTGCTTGATAATCCGTACATCTTAATTACAGATAAGAAAATCTCTAACATTCAGGAAATCCTTCCTGTATTAGAAAAAGTTGTACAACAAGGCAAGCCGCTTGTTATCATCGCTGAAGATGTAGAAGGCGAAGCACTGGCTACGCTTGTTGTGAATAAACTTCGCGGTACATTCACTGCGGTAGCGGTAAAAGCTCCTGGATTTGGCGACCGCCGCAAAGCAATGCTCGAAGATATCGCTGCATTGACTGGTGGTCAGGTTATTACAGAAGATCTTGGTCTGGATCTGAAATCTGCTTCCCTGCAACAATTGGGTCAAGCGGGTAAAGTTGTCGTAACAAAAGAAAATACGACAATCGTAGAAGGCGTTGGTGAAAAAGCGAACATCGAAGCTCGCGTAAACCAAATCCGTTCTGCTATCGAGACGACAACGTCCGATTTTGATAAAGAAAAACTGCAAGAGCGTCTGGCTAAACTGGCAGGCGGCGTAGCGGTTATTAAAGTTGGTGCCGCTACTGAAACTGAATTGAAAGAGAAAAAACTTCGCATTGAAGATGCGTTGAACGCGACGCGTGCAGCTGTTGAAGAAGGTATTGTTGCAGGTGGTGGTACGGCACTTGTATCCATCTACAACAAAGTAGCTGAAATTCAAGCGGAAGATGATGAAGCAACTGGCGTACGCCTTATCCTGCGCGCGCTGGAAGAGCCGGTACGTCAAATCGCGGCTAACGCTGGTCTTGAAGGCTCTGTTATCGTTGAGCGTCTGAAGAAAGAAGAAGTAGGCACAGGCTTCAATGCAGCAACAGCACAATGGGTAAACATGATCGAAGCTGGTATCGTTGACCCTGCGAAAGTAACTCGCTCTGCGCTGCAAAACGCTGCATCTGTTGCAGCTATGTTCCTGACAACCGAAGCGGTTGTAGCCGACAAGCCGGAACCGGAAAAAGGTGGCGGCATGCCTGACATGGGCGGAATGGGCGGCATGGGAATGATGTAA
- a CDS encoding sensor histidine kinase, with product MRKKQMVLWISAGFLVPILLSAIFALSADLLHLYQLKNLLRKPSLEVFIIVSPAFFCSLFMLRYHKWLRVVEKQQESGLIHVSFHRILHEYMMHSMLSFFLLSFLVTYWGNGRQEDTVLIFLICMGVMITAYAPFYFGLLVRIYDYLYRLGFSVQFRNAGWNQGAIMAVGMAIIGIFVTTTLFVYIISKTIGSAITLYDAWERAFIISIVVGVPLIMLILMIRQFYSHLLQHKHSQLLSLHLLLEKLYGNLELTDMFLEDMVATVKQVIGAEVVTLVIHAKREGKERIFPAGYYREGESVKEYTEECSSMRVPIFIDGQTAGYFCLRDKVGALRFTREDGEIMRSFSRAFSMVLQNSHYIEELKKERQVAQEAAGLKSQILSTMSHELRTPLNAIIGYSDIVIDVLRGSVPDKQITNVKRINESGRHLLGVINDILDLSKMEAGQMNATIEPVHMRTLLQFCMHNAETLCGERPIVFSIEGETDIWIRSDEQKLKQIIMNLVSNAVKFTERGSIIVRLSRRARDIIIEVEDTGVGILQEHQTAIFEPFKQIDGSLARKYKGTGLGLSIAARLVSLLGGSICVESEKGQGSRFSIHLSDVFHEQ from the coding sequence ATGAGAAAAAAACAAATGGTGCTTTGGATAAGCGCTGGCTTCCTCGTTCCTATTCTGCTAAGCGCCATATTCGCTTTGTCCGCTGACCTCTTGCATCTGTATCAATTGAAAAATCTGCTGCGTAAACCGTCTCTGGAAGTATTCATAATTGTCTCTCCGGCTTTCTTTTGCTCGCTGTTTATGCTGCGATATCACAAGTGGCTGCGCGTCGTAGAAAAGCAACAAGAAAGCGGACTTATCCACGTATCATTCCACCGCATCTTACATGAGTATATGATGCACAGTATGCTTTCTTTTTTTCTTCTTTCTTTTTTAGTTACCTATTGGGGGAACGGCAGGCAAGAGGACACTGTTCTTATTTTCTTGATTTGTATGGGTGTCATGATAACCGCATATGCTCCATTCTACTTCGGCTTGTTAGTGCGGATATACGATTATTTATACCGCCTTGGGTTCTCAGTTCAATTTAGAAACGCTGGTTGGAACCAGGGAGCTATAATGGCTGTTGGGATGGCGATTATCGGTATCTTCGTTACAACGACACTGTTTGTCTATATCATCTCAAAGACGATTGGTAGCGCTATTACACTGTACGATGCTTGGGAACGGGCCTTTATCATCAGTATTGTGGTCGGAGTCCCACTTATTATGCTTATTCTTATGATTCGACAATTTTATTCCCATCTACTACAGCATAAGCATTCTCAGTTACTCTCCTTACATCTACTACTGGAGAAATTGTACGGCAATCTGGAGTTGACCGACATGTTTCTTGAGGATATGGTGGCGACGGTAAAACAGGTTATTGGTGCAGAAGTGGTAACGCTGGTTATTCATGCAAAAAGGGAGGGGAAAGAACGGATATTTCCGGCGGGGTATTATAGGGAAGGCGAGTCTGTAAAGGAATATACAGAAGAATGTTCATCCATGAGAGTTCCTATTTTTATCGACGGACAGACGGCAGGCTATTTTTGCCTGCGCGATAAAGTCGGCGCACTCAGATTCACAAGAGAAGACGGGGAAATCATGAGGAGCTTCAGTCGAGCATTTTCCATGGTACTCCAAAATTCGCATTATATTGAAGAGCTAAAGAAAGAAAGACAGGTGGCTCAGGAAGCTGCCGGACTAAAAAGTCAAATTCTCTCTACGATGAGTCATGAATTACGTACACCGCTAAATGCAATCATCGGTTACTCCGATATAGTAATAGATGTTCTAAGAGGATCCGTACCGGACAAGCAGATAACGAATGTCAAAAGGATTAATGAGAGCGGCAGGCATTTGCTTGGGGTCATTAATGATATTCTTGACTTATCTAAGATGGAGGCGGGGCAGATGAATGCAACAATCGAACCTGTCCATATGCGAACATTGCTGCAATTTTGTATGCATAATGCTGAAACCCTTTGTGGAGAGCGACCGATCGTCTTTTCTATAGAAGGAGAGACGGATATTTGGATTCGAAGTGATGAGCAAAAACTCAAGCAGATCATTATGAATCTTGTATCCAATGCTGTCAAATTTACCGAGAGGGGCTCTATAATAGTGCGTCTATCCCGTCGAGCAAGAGATATAATAATCGAGGTTGAAGATACAGGTGTAGGAATTTTACAGGAACACCAAACAGCTATTTTTGAGCCGTTCAAGCAGATTGATGGTTCGCTTGCCCGTAAATATAAAGGAACAGGACTTGGCCTCTCCATTGCTGCTCGTCTCGTTTCGCTTTTAGGCGGAAGTATTTGCGTAGAAAGTGAAAAAGGACAAGGTTCCCGCTTTAGCATTCATCTCAGCGATGTATTTCATGAACAGTAG
- the tatC gene encoding twin-arginine translocase subunit TatC translates to MSTQNQEMRLVEHLGELRRRLIWVAIIFIVAFIGGFAYAEPVVRYFKKDAGIQWHVFGIADGLRVYMQFSFVIALIITLPFILYHLWRFISPGLRPHERKAAGIFIAPAFLLFLTGLAVGYYLVFPMIITFMIKFSKTLGVVETFGLAQYFGFMFNIVIPLALLFELPIVVMFLTRLRILNPMRMKKMRGYSYLALVIVASLISPPDFVSHLSVFLPLVILYEISVLISRFIYRKQLREDAAWEQEFYGEKEEDAVLHVDRE, encoded by the coding sequence ATGAGCACTCAAAATCAAGAGATGCGACTTGTAGAGCACTTAGGTGAACTCCGGCGCCGTCTGATATGGGTAGCGATTATTTTCATCGTTGCATTTATCGGCGGATTTGCATATGCGGAGCCGGTGGTCCGTTATTTTAAGAAAGACGCAGGTATTCAGTGGCACGTATTTGGCATTGCGGACGGGCTGCGTGTGTATATGCAGTTCTCGTTTGTCATTGCGCTCATTATTACGCTGCCTTTTATATTGTATCATCTGTGGCGCTTTATTTCTCCGGGACTTCGCCCGCATGAGCGGAAAGCGGCCGGAATTTTTATTGCGCCGGCATTCCTGCTGTTTTTAACTGGACTTGCTGTCGGATATTATCTTGTATTTCCGATGATCATTACGTTCATGATAAAATTCTCCAAAACGTTGGGCGTAGTAGAGACATTCGGTCTGGCGCAGTATTTCGGTTTTATGTTTAACATTGTGATTCCGCTGGCGCTGTTGTTTGAGCTTCCTATTGTTGTGATGTTTTTGACGCGCCTGCGCATTTTGAATCCAATGCGTATGAAGAAGATGCGCGGATATTCCTATCTTGCGCTTGTTATCGTGGCGTCGCTGATTTCACCGCCCGATTTTGTAAGCCATTTGAGCGTGTTTTTGCCTTTGGTAATTTTATATGAGATTAGCGTCTTAATTTCCCGCTTCATTTATCGTAAGCAGTTGCGGGAAGACGCTGCATGGGAACAGGAATTCTATGGCGAGAAAGAGGAAGACGCTGTACTGCATGTCGATAGAGAATAG
- a CDS encoding MogA/MoaB family molybdenum cofactor biosynthesis protein, which yields MWKIGVVTSSNSVYRKERENDCFPKLEALLKHNLNVAVAYHRVSPDNIEMLKENMIELIDRERVDLLITIGGTGLSPEDVTPEATELVIDRSVPGLAEEMRRCSMQHSRKVLLTRAIVGTRGNALVINLPGSLPSMEWCFVAIADQISSALSIVQGTNENVNI from the coding sequence ATGTGGAAAATTGGGGTCGTCACTTCAAGCAACTCGGTGTATCGCAAGGAGCGGGAGAATGACTGTTTTCCGAAGCTAGAAGCGCTGCTGAAACATAATCTTAACGTAGCTGTTGCGTATCATCGTGTGTCGCCTGATAATATAGAGATGCTGAAAGAGAATATGATTGAGCTTATCGACCGTGAGAGGGTAGATTTGTTAATCACCATTGGCGGTACAGGATTGAGTCCGGAAGATGTAACACCGGAAGCAACAGAGCTAGTTATTGATCGCTCTGTCCCAGGGTTGGCAGAAGAGATGCGTCGCTGTTCCATGCAGCATTCACGCAAGGTGCTGCTAACGCGGGCGATCGTGGGCACGCGCGGCAACGCTTTGGTTATTAATCTGCCAGGCAGTCTTCCGAGTATGGAATGGTGTTTTGTGGCGATTGCTGACCAGATTTCTTCCGCGTTGTCCATTGTTCAAGGAACAAACGAGAACGTAAATATTTAA